From a single Brassica napus cultivar Da-Ae chromosome C9, Da-Ae, whole genome shotgun sequence genomic region:
- the LOC106388616 gene encoding 2-Cys peroxiredoxin BAS1-like, chloroplastic-like (The RefSeq protein has 1 substitution compared to this genomic sequence) gives MASLASTTTLISSSSVLLPSKPSPFSPAASFLRTLPSTSVSTSSSLRSCFSSISPLTCIRSSSRPSFAVKAQADDLPLVGNKAPDFEAEAVFDQEFIKVKLSEYIGKKYVILFLYPLDFTFVCPTEITAFSDRYEEFEKLNTEVLGVSVDSVFSHLAWVQTERKSGGLGDLNYPLVSDITKSISKSFGVLIPDQGIALRGLFIIDKKGVIQHSTINNLGIGRSVDETMRTLQALQYVQENPDEVCPAGWKPGEKSMKPDPKLSKEYFSAI, from the exons ATGGCTTCCTTAGCTTCAACCACCACACTTATCTCTTCATCTAGCGTTCTTCTTCCCTCAAAGCCTTCTCCTTTTTCTCCCGCCGCCTCCTTCCTCCGAACTCTTCCTTCTACCTCCGTATCTACCTCCTCTTCTCTCCGCTCCTGTTTCTCCAGCATCAGTCCCCTCACCTGCATCCGCTCTTCCTCTCGCCCTAGCTTCGCCGTCAAGGCCCAGGCC AATGATTTGCCACTGGTTGGTAACAAGGCGCCTGATTTTGAGGCAGAGGCTGTTTTTGATCAAGAGTTCATCAAG GTGAAGCTCTCAGAGTACATTGGTAAAAAGTATGTGATTCTGTTTCTCTACCCTTTGGACTTCACTTTTGTCTGCCCTACAG agattACTGCCTTTAGTGACCGTTATGAAGAATTTGAGAAGCTAAACACGGAAGTGTTAGGTGTCTCAGTCGACAGTGTG TTCTCGCATCTTGCGTGGGTCCAAACAGAGAGAAAGTCAGGAGGGCTCGGTGATCTGAACTACCCACTTGTCTCTGATATCACTAAATCCATTTCAAAATCTTTTGGAGTGCTCATCCCTGATCAG GGCATTGCACTGAGAGGGCTTTTCATCATCGACAAAAAAGGAGTCATACAGCATTCCACCATCAACAACCTCGGTATTGGCCGAAGCGTTGATGAGACAATGAGAACCCTCCAG GCATTACAGTATGTTCAAGAAAACCCTGATGAGGTCTGCCCCGCGGGGTGGAAGCCTGGGGAGAAATCGATGAAGCCTGACCCCAAGCTGAGCAAAGAGTATTTTTCAGCTATTTAA
- the LOC106388614 gene encoding uncharacterized protein LOC106388614, whose amino-acid sequence MLHILYTSIIALDLIFTRRLNQPQTYSPPHQKKKKKPMETPPSTSPATPLRRRISVATPTSVITSDIPFAIESPSSFDFDLISIKPPSFVTYTSLRDIISSPSNSSVKLPSINGSSSPVLSTVGDISIRDPLVKQAAWSYLQATAQTSSEDSAGCQFFRRVWIHFSAGVQFLRRVFEWILHSICAPQIVK is encoded by the coding sequence ATGTTACACATATTATACACATCAATAATTGCTTTGGACCTCATATTTACAAGGAGACTCAATCAGCCACAAACCTATTCTCCtccacaccaaaaaaaaaaaaaaaagcctatGGAGACTCCGCCTTCAACTTCCCCGGCTACTCCCCTCCGCCGTAGAATCTCCGTAGCGACGCCAACGTCTGTGATCACCTCCGATATCCCTTTCGCAATCGAATCTCCATCGTCGTTCGATTTCGACCTCATCTCCATAAAACCACCCTCCTTCGTAACGTACACATCTCTCAGAGACATCATCTCGTCTCCGAGCAACTCCTCCGTCAAGCTACCGTCGATTAACGGCAGCAGCTCTCCAGTCTTATCCACCGTCGGAGATATATCGATACGCGACCCGCTCGTTAAGCAGGCCGCGTGGTCTTATCTACAGGCGACGGCGCAGACTTCGTCGGAGGACTCGGCTGGGTGCCAGTTCTTCCGCCGCGTGTGGATTCATTTCTCCGCCGGAGTGCAGTTCTTGAGACGTGTGTTCGAGTGGATTCTACATTCGATCTGTGCTCCTCAGATTGTTAAGTAG
- the LOC106388615 gene encoding HVA22-like protein i: MLGDFITRIIILLVGYAYPAYGCYKSVEKNKPEIQELRYWCKYWILVGILTVLERIGDIIVSWFPLYGEIKIALLVCLWYPKSQGISYVYEKLLCPYMSRHELNIDQGILVLKIRGHTVIVQLLQYVYQWTLQIFRNLQQQFDKKNKRLKSKERHKAGASFMFLR, from the exons ATGCTGGGAGATTTCATTACAAGAATCATAAT ATTGCTTGTGGGTTACGCGTACCCAGCATATGGATGCTACAAAAGCGTGGAGAAGAACAAACCTGAGATTCAAGAACTTAGATACTGGTGCAAGTATTG GATCTTGGTGGGTATTCTTACAGTTCTCGAAAGGATAGGAGACATCATTGTATCATG GTTTCCACTATACGGCGAGATCAAAATAGCTCTTCTTGTCTGTTTATGGTACCCTAAATCACAG GGTATTAGCTACGTCTACGAGAAGCTGCTATGTCCCTACATGTCAAGGCATGAACTGAACATTGATCAAGGGATCTTAGTTTTAAAGATTCGAGGACATACTGTAATTGTTCAGCTACTGCAATACGTCTATCAATGGACTCTCCAAATCTTTAGAAACCTGCAGCAACAATTCGACAAG AAAAATAAACGATTAAAGTCCAAAGAGAGACACAAAGCAGGAGCTTCGTTCATGTTTCTCCGTTAG
- the LOC106385597 gene encoding protein GL2-INTERACTING REPRESSOR 1, which produces MSRRSPKLDLKLNLSPPTSSRRRMVRSPSRSATTSPTSPPSSCVSSEMNQDESSVRYSSSPETTSMVLVGCPRCLMYVMLSEDDPKCPKCQSTVLLDFNHENASNANARTPGAGSSGRKTRRN; this is translated from the coding sequence ATGAGTCGTCGAAGTCCAAAGCTTGACCTTAAGCTGAACCTCTCGCCTCCTACGTCAAGCCGAAGGAGGATGGTTCGATCTCCAAGCCGCTCCGCCACGACTTCACCGACCTCACCCCCAAGCTCATGCGTCTCTTCGGAGATGAACCAGGACGAGTCGTCTGTGAGATACTCGTCTAGTCCAGAGACAACCTCGATGGTTCTTGTTGGGTGTCCTCGTTGTCTCATGTACGTTATGCTCTCAGAAGACGATCCTAAATGCCCTAAATGCCAAAGCACCGTTCTTCTTGATTTCAACCATGAAAACGCCTCAAACGCCAACGCACGCACTCCAGGCGCTGGTTCCTCTGGTCGCAAGACTCGGAGGAACTGA